A window of Bacteroidota bacterium genomic DNA:
ATAGTGTTGTTATTGATTTAAAAAAACTCATATGTGTATTTTGAAGACTATTTTGTCAAATTTAACACTTATTTAAACAATAGCCAATACAATCCTTTTGCATTGGATTTCATATCTTTAAGATAAAGGATTACAATAATTTCCTCAATAAAAGTTAAAATCCCCCACAATAAAGCAATGTAGTAAAGCCAATCAAAAAATTTAAATGCAAACATTGTAAAAAGGAATATGCCTTGCAAATAGCCTCCAATTTTTTTAGAATATAAATGAAGACTATGGTATTTTTTGAAGCGCAAAAAAGAAACAACTTCAACTAAAATATAAAAACCAATAAATAGATAAAGTAACCAAATATGATGACCAATTATAGCTAACTTGAATTTAAAAATAGCGACAAATGCCAAAATAAAGGAGCCAATATCAGCCAATGAATCAAGCCGTGCTCCAAATTTTGTTTCTAAGTTAAAATAACGGGCAATTATTCCATCCCAAACATCTGTCGATAAATTTATACAATAGAGTATGACAAAAAGCTTCTCGTATCCCATAAAAATTAAATACAGCAATATGGGGAATGTGATAAGGCGATAAAAGCTTAATAAATTGGGAATATTATAGATGTTTTCTTTGTTCATATGTCCTTACAAAATTCATAAATTCGGCTTAACTTATAAAGTTATATAAGTAAAAGTTAATACACAATCTGTTTGTTTATCTGTTTTGTTTTCGTATATCTTTGTATACATCATTTTAGAACGAAAAAATATTTACCAAAAATATCATCAAAAACCACCAATAATACATTTAGAATTTGTTTTATTTTTGATAACTGAATAAAAAAAAGCATGCGTAATAGAATAATTAAAGTAATTACAGTTTATGGTGTGTTAATGCTAATTGTGCTTTTTACAACTAATTGTGAGAAAAACAATCCACCTGTCATTCAAATTGAAAATCTATTTCAAATAGGATCAAACTTGGCCATTTTGGAAGTGGAAATACCAATAGATGCCTCGTCTGTTTATTTAGAAAAAGGCGTTTGTTATGGTTTGTCATTCAACCCTACCATTAACTCAAATATAAAACGTAGCACAAATGATGAGGATATTTTCGTTCTCAAAATATCAGATTTAAGTCCAAAAACAAAGTATTATGTGCGTGCCTATGCAGTTACCACGGATAAAACCATTTATGGGAACAATATAAGTTTTGAAACCCTTGATATAGTTACAGACATTGATGGGAATGAATATAACACCATTAATATAGATGGGTCTATTTGGATGGCTGAGAACTTGAAAGTAACTAAATACGCAAACGGTGATCCGATTCCAAATCTAACCGATAATAGTTTATGGAGAACAACAAACAATGGTGCCTATTGTGCGTATGAAAATAATGATTTACACAAAAATACCTACGGGTGTTTATATAATGCTCATGCTATTAATGACGCGCGAAGTATCGCACCTGAAGGCTGGATTATCTCTAGTTCATATCAATATACCTATTTTGAATATTACTTCGACAAGTGGGAAGATTTTATTGAAACAGGGAATAAGCATTGGGTTAATACAGATACATTCAGCAGAAATGAATCAGGATTTACAGCGCTACCTGGAGGAAAACGAGATGAATATGGCAATTTCTCAGGTTTAGGCACTTCATGCTATTTCTGGACCTCTACAGAATCATATATTTTAAATAAAATGAATGCTTTTCAATTTCTTGACAATAAAAACTACAGTGAAATAGGAAACTACTCAAATCAACAGGGATTATCTGTTAGATGTTATAA
This region includes:
- a CDS encoding CDP-alcohol phosphatidyltransferase family protein; translation: MNKENIYNIPNLLSFYRLITFPILLYLIFMGYEKLFVILYCINLSTDVWDGIIARYFNLETKFGARLDSLADIGSFILAFVAIFKFKLAIIGHHIWLLYLFIGFYILVEVVSFLRFKKYHSLHLYSKKIGGYLQGIFLFTMFAFKFFDWLYYIALLWGILTFIEEIIVILYLKDMKSNAKGLYWLLFK